In Daucus carota subsp. sativus chromosome 4, DH1 v3.0, whole genome shotgun sequence, one DNA window encodes the following:
- the LOC108217625 gene encoding uncharacterized protein LOC108217625 has product MEDERERRRNLKNKTQSSNDSQRQLHSIKLFYGGDFVHIPVCSYTSQLYKVYYNIDLESITISQLKVRVGDVLGEYDSLYYKVESGIKLVNNESLPKIAEYSKSCKNMAMLFVYHVIPPGFDSDRDDEDDRNGHSYSDDEFVEIRKKSRLEKKKLDELQEKHYSDEDTESDSSLNSGSLNYKSSEDESDSEICYAAPPTSDKEKSVILLFNEMTPASDIKWRVGLIFADKKQLKNAVRSSSMETGRPYHYLVDDKRRVQVGCAKSCPFKMWVTHIKENQGWQIKTLRDEHNCVWTYNNMLVTVKWLADKYGDRIRKNPNWKLREMQEEFKRELKVDVGEWKCSKVDVPKMKRILDEAIKDSVGFRVLWDGRDKYVVKGNGTSCEVSLNNRTCSCRVWELTGVPCCHGVTAIQHSRQNPVDFVAHWFTKETYMKCYSNCIEVIRGEEFWDDVIGDNVLPPLIVKKLRGRPKNCRRREGWEGGRGTVCSGKYKRMSYAGRVMHCGYCRKEGHKINACPDKPHDYVPPKRGEKKGRPKKVMTEQFDETQVELQLQQKEDATGEDLMMVELLNQMENAADTQNELVPILYDDVEMQPTARMLFVPTPGTTTPPNVFVEKKKKWRKACGANQLSNSQTGIRSTSGRLLKKVQKFTPPRTIRN; this is encoded by the exons TTGGAAAGTATTACTATATCTCAGCTTAAGGTACGTGTTGGTGATGTTCTTGGTGAATATGATTCGTTATATTATAAAGTTGAATCTGGAATTAAATTGGTCAACAATGAGTCATTGCCTAAAATTGCTGAGTATTCTAAGAGTTGTAAGAATATGGCCATGTTATTTGTTTACCATGTCATCCCTCCTGGGTTTGATTCTGATAGAGATGACGAGGATGACAGGAATGGACATAGCTACAGTGATGATGAATTTGTTGAAATAAGAAAGAAAAGTAGActggagaaaaaaaaattggatgaaCTTCAAGAAAAGCATTACAGTGATGAAGATACTGAGTCTGATAGTTCACTTAATAGTGGATCTCTAAATTATAAAAGCAGTGAAGATGAATCAGATAGTGAAATTTGCTATGCAGCACCTCCCACCTCTGACAAAGAAAAAAGTGTGATTTTATTATTCAATGAAATGACCCCTGCTAGTGATATAAAGTGGAGGGTAGGGCTCATTTTTGCTgataaaaaacaattaaaaaatgcTGTAAGGTCTAGCTCAATGGAGACAGGTAGACCATATCATTATTTAGTTGATGATAAAAGGAGAGTTCAAGTAGGTTGTGCAAAAAGTTGTCCTTTTAAAATGTGGGTCACCcatattaaagaaaatcaagGTTGGCAGATTAAAACTTTAAGAGATGAGCATAATTGTGTGTGGACTTACAACAATATGCTTGTGACTGTGAAATGGCTTGCTGATAAATATGGGGACAGAATTAGAAAGAACCCAAATTGGAAGTTGAGGGAAATGCAGGAAGAGTTTAAAAGAGAACTTAAAGTTGATGTTGGTGAGTGGAAGTGTAGTAAAGTTGATGTTcctaaaatgaaaagaattttAGATGAGGCTATAAAAGATAGTGTAGGCTTTAGAGTTTTGTGGGATGGAAGGGATAAATATGTAGTCAAAGGGAATGGGACTTCTTGTGAAGTAAGTTTGAATAACAGAACTTGCTCATGTAGGGTGTGGGAATTAACTGGTGTACCTTGTTGTCATGGTGTCACAGCTATCCAACATTCTAGACAAAACCCGGTTGATTTTGTAGCTCACTGGTTCACCAAAGAAACTTATATGAAATGTTATTCAAATTGTATTGAAGTTATTAGAGGGGAAGAATTTTGGGATGATGTGATTGGTGATAATGTTTTACCACCTTTAATAGTGAAAAAACTTAGAGGCCGGCCAAAAAATTGTAGGAGGAGGGAGGGATGGGAAGGAGGGAGAGGGACTGTTTGTAGtggaaaatataaaagaatgagCTACGCAGGCAGAGTGATGCATTGTGGATACTGTAGAAAAGAGGGTCACAAAATTAATGCTTGTCCTGATAAGCCTCATGATTATGTGCCTCCAAAGAGGGGTGAAAAAAAAGGGAGACCAAAGAAGGTGATGACTGAACAATTTGATGAGACACAAGTTGAACTTCAGCTACAGCAAAAAGAGGATGCAACTGgtgaagatttgatgatggtagaACTGCTAAATCAAATGGAAAATGCAGCTGATACACAAAATGAGTTAGTACCTATATTATATGATGATGTTGAGATGCAACCAACAGCTAGAATGCTATTT GTGCCTACACCTGGAACTACAACTCCACCCAATGTTTTtgtagaaaaaaagaaaaaatggagGAAAGCATGTGGTGCAAATCAGTTGTCTAATTCACAAACAGGGATAAGAAGTACAAGTGGGAGACTCTTGAAGAAAGTGCAAAAGTTTACACCTCCAAGAACAATTAGAAATTGA